The following are encoded together in the Nocardioides okcheonensis genome:
- a CDS encoding sterol carrier family protein has translation MPARLKVLTAAELEGADTKALVKHYLAVLETRAPGKSVEVRVPPYAAVQAIPGVRHTRGTPPAVVETDAETWLDLATGRTTWHEAVDAGRVSASGERTDLTPWLPLGPA, from the coding sequence GTGCCCGCCCGACTCAAGGTCCTGACCGCCGCCGAGCTGGAGGGCGCCGACACGAAGGCGCTCGTCAAGCACTACCTCGCCGTGCTCGAGACCCGCGCCCCCGGGAAGTCGGTGGAGGTCCGGGTCCCGCCCTACGCCGCGGTGCAGGCGATCCCCGGCGTCCGCCACACCCGCGGCACCCCGCCGGCGGTCGTCGAGACCGACGCCGAGACGTGGCTCGACCTCGCCACCGGGCGTACGACGTGGCACGAGGCGGTCGACGCGGGCCGGGTGTCGGCGAGCGGCGAGCGCACCGACCTCACCCCCTGGCTCCCGCTGGGGCCGGCATGA
- a CDS encoding alpha/beta hydrolase has protein sequence MTPTRRALLATPVAVGVAAALAACADERSGTVGRVSDEATAETERITYGDDPSQWVDLHTPAGTSRGLVVVIHGGFWKAQYGADYGAPLAKDLVARGWTAANVEYRRVGNGGGFPETLDDVHAAIGAVAEGAAGPVVTLGHSAGGHLATWAAARGRFERWAGGPALTHVVSQAGVVDLRAAVRDHLGTDAALGFLGEPSEEAYEQADPMTQVPLEVPVWAVHARDDDTVPFSQSEDYVAAATDAGAEASLVEVEGGHFGVIDPDSSAWAACVEVLDGIG, from the coding sequence GTGACCCCGACCCGACGCGCCCTGCTCGCGACCCCGGTCGCCGTCGGCGTGGCAGCGGCCCTCGCCGCCTGCGCCGACGAGCGGTCCGGCACAGTGGGGCGCGTGAGCGACGAGGCGACGGCCGAGACCGAGCGGATCACCTACGGCGACGACCCCAGCCAGTGGGTCGACCTGCACACCCCCGCGGGCACCAGCCGCGGGCTGGTGGTGGTGATCCACGGCGGCTTCTGGAAGGCCCAGTACGGCGCGGACTACGGCGCCCCGCTGGCCAAGGACCTGGTCGCGCGGGGGTGGACCGCGGCCAACGTGGAGTACCGCCGGGTCGGCAACGGCGGCGGCTTCCCCGAGACCCTCGACGACGTGCACGCCGCGATCGGCGCGGTCGCCGAGGGCGCCGCCGGCCCGGTCGTCACGCTCGGCCACTCCGCGGGCGGCCACCTCGCCACCTGGGCCGCCGCGCGCGGCCGCTTCGAGCGGTGGGCGGGCGGCCCGGCGCTGACCCACGTCGTGAGCCAGGCCGGCGTCGTCGACCTGCGCGCCGCGGTCCGCGACCACCTCGGCACCGACGCGGCACTCGGCTTCCTCGGCGAGCCGAGCGAGGAGGCGTACGAGCAGGCCGACCCGATGACCCAGGTGCCGCTCGAGGTCCCGGTCTGGGCGGTCCACGCCCGCGACGACGACACGGTGCCGTTCAGCCAGTCCGAGGACTACGTCGCGGCGGCGACCGACGCCGGCGCCGAGGCGAGCCTCGTCGAGGTCGAGGGCGGCCACTTCGGGGTGATCGACCCCGACAGCAGCGCCTGGGCCGCCTGCGTCGAGGTGCTCGACGGCATCGGCTGA
- a CDS encoding GNAT family N-acetyltransferase produces the protein MHVTSLGFRTDLALLTSAGSVVEDRGTHLVVRTPDNPSYFWGNFILLAEPPVPGGEREVVGAFHTEFPAADHVSIGIDGDGLPDQSRTAFEAAGLEVDVATVLTASDLVAPRDVEAEVRALTTDDDWEARARLSHGLYPSTSEERFMAFARGKNVQERRLVDAGRGSRYGAFVDGELVSTAAAYVTEAGTARFQSVETHPDHRRRGLAAAVVHAAGRHALDHLGVGTLVIVADTDGEAIGIYRRLGLADAERQVMMERRTGEWATTGA, from the coding sequence ATGCACGTCACGTCCCTGGGATTCCGCACCGACCTGGCCCTGCTCACCTCCGCCGGGAGCGTCGTGGAGGACCGCGGCACCCACCTCGTCGTCCGCACGCCCGACAACCCGTCGTACTTCTGGGGCAACTTCATCCTGCTCGCCGAGCCGCCGGTGCCCGGCGGCGAGCGCGAGGTCGTCGGCGCGTTCCACACCGAGTTCCCCGCGGCCGACCACGTCAGCATCGGCATCGACGGCGACGGCCTGCCCGACCAGAGCCGCACGGCCTTCGAGGCCGCCGGGCTCGAGGTCGACGTCGCGACCGTGCTCACCGCCTCCGACCTGGTCGCGCCGCGCGACGTCGAGGCGGAGGTCCGCGCGCTCACCACCGACGACGACTGGGAGGCGCGCGCCCGGCTCAGCCACGGGCTCTACCCGAGCACGTCGGAGGAGCGGTTCATGGCCTTCGCCCGCGGCAAGAACGTCCAGGAGCGCCGCCTCGTCGACGCCGGGCGCGGCAGCCGCTACGGCGCGTTCGTCGACGGCGAGCTGGTCTCGACCGCGGCCGCGTACGTCACCGAGGCCGGCACGGCGCGCTTCCAGAGCGTCGAGACCCACCCCGACCACCGCCGCCGGGGGCTGGCCGCCGCGGTGGTCCACGCGGCCGGCCGGCACGCCCTCGACCACCTCGGCGTGGGCACCCTCGTGATCGTCGCCGACACCGACGGCGAGGCGATCGGGATCTACCGCCGCCTCGGCCTCGCGGACGCCGAACGACAGGTGATGATGGAGAGGCGCACGGGGGAGTGGGCGACGACCGGCGCCTGA
- a CDS encoding dipeptidase codes for MTVDIPARLAEVMPGIRRDLEDLVRIQSVSADPARAGEVERSAEATRDLFAAEGFETEIVRAHDGAPPAVIARKAGPEGAPTVLLYAHHDVQPENDHADWDSPPWEPTERGDRLYGRGAADDKAGIAAHLGAVRIFGDDLPVNLVMFIEGEEEVGSDTLVELLEAHQERLAADVIVIADSGNWDIGEPALTTSLRGLVRMDVEVRTLTHAVHSGMWGGLVPDSILALSKVIATLTDDAGAVAVEGLHSGPAADVEYPEARLRAESGAAEGIEWIGRGSIVERLWTQPSISITGFDAPKVEGASNTLVPAARCRISMRIAPGDTTDNAVARLQAHLEKHTPWGATLTTTVVDTGEATQIDASGPAYDAARAAFAEAWDGTAPVDMGVGGSIPFIAEFLEAFPEASVLVTGVEDPDTRAHGANEGLHLAEFEKVVKAEALLLRNLGELRG; via the coding sequence ATGACTGTCGACATCCCCGCCCGCCTCGCCGAGGTCATGCCCGGAATCCGCCGCGACCTCGAGGACCTGGTCCGCATCCAGTCGGTCTCGGCCGACCCCGCCCGCGCCGGTGAGGTCGAGCGCAGCGCCGAGGCGACCCGTGACCTGTTCGCGGCCGAGGGGTTCGAGACCGAGATCGTGCGCGCCCACGACGGGGCGCCGCCGGCCGTCATCGCCCGCAAGGCCGGGCCCGAGGGCGCGCCGACCGTCCTGCTCTACGCCCACCACGACGTCCAGCCCGAGAACGACCACGCCGACTGGGACTCCCCGCCGTGGGAGCCGACCGAGCGCGGCGACCGGCTCTACGGCCGCGGCGCGGCCGACGACAAGGCCGGCATCGCCGCCCACCTCGGCGCCGTCCGGATCTTCGGCGACGACCTGCCGGTCAACCTGGTGATGTTCATCGAGGGCGAGGAGGAGGTCGGCTCCGACACCCTCGTCGAGCTGCTCGAGGCCCACCAGGAGCGCCTCGCCGCCGACGTCATCGTGATCGCCGACTCCGGCAACTGGGACATCGGCGAGCCCGCGCTGACCACGAGCCTGCGCGGCCTGGTCCGGATGGACGTCGAGGTCCGCACCCTCACCCACGCCGTCCACAGCGGGATGTGGGGCGGTCTCGTCCCCGACTCGATCCTCGCCCTGAGCAAGGTCATCGCCACGCTCACCGACGACGCGGGCGCCGTCGCCGTCGAGGGGCTGCACTCCGGCCCCGCCGCCGACGTCGAGTACCCCGAGGCCCGCCTGCGCGCCGAGTCCGGCGCCGCCGAGGGCATCGAGTGGATCGGTCGCGGCAGCATCGTCGAGCGGCTCTGGACCCAGCCGTCCATCAGCATCACCGGCTTCGACGCCCCGAAGGTCGAGGGCGCCTCCAACACCCTCGTCCCGGCCGCGCGCTGCCGGATCAGCATGCGCATCGCCCCCGGCGACACCACCGACAACGCCGTCGCCCGCCTGCAGGCCCACCTCGAGAAGCACACGCCGTGGGGCGCGACGCTGACCACCACGGTCGTCGACACCGGCGAGGCGACGCAGATCGACGCCAGCGGACCGGCGTACGACGCCGCGCGCGCCGCGTTCGCCGAGGCCTGGGACGGCACCGCGCCGGTCGACATGGGCGTCGGCGGCTCGATCCCGTTCATCGCCGAGTTCCTCGAGGCGTTCCCCGAGGCCAGCGTGCTGGTGACCGGCGTCGAGGACCCCGACACCCGCGCCCACGGCGCCAACGAGGGCCTGCACCTCGCCGAGTTCGAGAAGGTCGTCAAGGCCGAGGCGCTGCTGCTGCGCAACCTGGGCGAGCTGCGCGGCTGA
- a CDS encoding winged helix-turn-helix domain-containing protein yields MAEPRRLSDPRVLRAIAHPVRTRILEELSASGPVRAADVARDLGIPANQASFHLRQLAKYGLVEEAPEEARDKRDRVWRAVAAEGYTVNLKEMKELPGGQAAVDVFRARKLAALHEMVDNVFVLDRPTGSGHFSASDHSVRLTDDEAAQLRREIDELIESWTARTKGRDPERRTYHVLHVVQPRDAEQA; encoded by the coding sequence ATGGCAGAACCCCGACGTCTGAGCGACCCGCGCGTGCTGCGCGCGATCGCCCACCCGGTCCGTACGCGCATCCTCGAGGAGCTCTCGGCCAGCGGCCCGGTGCGGGCCGCCGACGTGGCCCGCGACCTCGGGATCCCCGCCAACCAGGCGAGCTTCCACCTGCGCCAGCTCGCGAAGTACGGCCTGGTCGAGGAGGCGCCCGAGGAGGCGCGCGACAAGCGCGACCGGGTGTGGCGGGCGGTCGCCGCCGAGGGCTACACGGTCAACCTCAAGGAGATGAAGGAGCTGCCCGGCGGGCAGGCGGCGGTCGACGTCTTCCGCGCCCGCAAGCTGGCCGCGCTCCACGAGATGGTCGACAACGTCTTCGTCCTCGACCGACCCACGGGGAGCGGTCACTTCTCGGCGTCCGACCACTCGGTCAGGCTCACCGACGACGAGGCCGCCCAGCTCCGCCGGGAGATCGACGAGCTCATCGAGTCCTGGACCGCGCGGACCAAGGGCCGCGACCCCGAGCGGCGGACCTACCACGTGCTCCACGTCGTCCAGCCCCGCGACGCGGAGCAGGCGTGA
- a CDS encoding 2-hydroxyacid dehydrogenase — MKAVLSSRTLAEAVGPVDGVDIEVWNGDGPAPDGDVDLWVPHYATSPDVIDQGHRLRGLQVVQLQSAGYDGVAERLPSGVTLCNAAGVHDDATAEHAVGLVLASLRGIPEAVRQHGHWERLPGRRSLADSRVLVLGYGSIGRALAERLLPMKAQVAAVASRSRDDDLVGRVHGIDDLAALLPEQDVVVALVPLSDATRGLLGEETLGLLPDGALVVNVARGAVVDTDAVLRHAGRLRFALDVTDPEPLPDGHPLWEAPDVLVTPHVAGGTTAMLPRISALVRDQLRRRVAGEALVNVVMP; from the coding sequence ATGAAGGCGGTGCTGTCCAGCCGCACGCTGGCCGAGGCCGTCGGACCGGTCGACGGCGTCGACATCGAGGTCTGGAACGGCGACGGCCCGGCGCCCGACGGCGACGTCGACCTCTGGGTGCCGCACTACGCCACCAGCCCCGACGTCATCGACCAGGGCCACCGGCTGCGCGGCCTGCAGGTCGTCCAGCTCCAGAGCGCCGGCTACGACGGCGTGGCCGAGCGGCTCCCGTCGGGCGTCACCCTCTGCAACGCCGCCGGCGTCCACGACGACGCGACCGCCGAGCACGCGGTCGGCCTCGTGCTCGCCAGCCTGCGCGGCATCCCCGAGGCGGTCCGGCAGCACGGCCACTGGGAGCGGCTGCCCGGGCGCCGGTCGCTGGCCGACTCCCGCGTCCTGGTCCTGGGGTACGGCTCGATCGGGCGGGCGCTGGCCGAGCGGCTCCTGCCGATGAAGGCGCAGGTCGCCGCCGTGGCGTCCCGCTCCCGCGACGACGACCTCGTCGGGCGGGTCCACGGCATCGACGACCTCGCCGCGCTGCTCCCCGAGCAGGACGTCGTGGTCGCCCTCGTCCCGCTCAGCGACGCGACCCGCGGGCTGCTCGGCGAGGAGACCCTGGGCCTGCTCCCCGACGGCGCCCTCGTGGTCAACGTCGCCCGCGGCGCGGTCGTCGACACCGACGCGGTGCTGCGCCACGCCGGTCGGCTCCGCTTCGCGCTCGACGTCACGGACCCCGAGCCGCTCCCCGACGGCCACCCGCTCTGGGAGGCGCCCGACGTGCTCGTCACCCCCCACGTCGCCGGCGGCACCACCGCGATGCTCCCGCGCATCTCGGCGCTGGTGCGCGACCAGCTGCGCCGCCGGGTCGCCGGCGAGGCGCTGGTCAACGTCGTCATGCCCTAG